From a single Mesorhizobium shangrilense genomic region:
- the glpD gene encoding glycerol-3-phosphate dehydrogenase: MDTIHDIFVIGGGINGCGIARDAVGRGFSVFLAEMNDLASGTSSGSTKLIHGGLRYLEFYEFRLVREALMEREVLWRNAPHIIWPMRFVLPYAKGLRPAWLIRLGLFLYDHIGGRKLLPATRTLDMANDPAGRPLKPLFSKAFEYSDGWVNDARLVALNARDAADRGATIRTRTKVVSARRKGDLWTVSLENVTTGETEEVQARLLVNAAGPWVDHVLSDTVGMKDVHNVRLVQGSHIVIGKKFDDPRAYFFQNKDGRIIFAIPYEEEFTLIGTTDRDYPGDPHDAKISDAEIDYLCAAASEYFAEPVRRSDIVWTYSAVRPLYDDGASKAQEATRDYVLKADGGEGVAPIVNAFGGKITTYRRLSESVLEKIEGLLGKRGKPWTANAPLPGGDFPATGFDAEVTKLKAAYPFLDARLARRLTRLYGTRARLLLGSARSNADLGRSFGEDLYEAEVRYLAENEWAVTADDVLWRRTKRGLHLSREQAAALDEFMRGMSRQHIAAAE, translated from the coding sequence GTGGACACCATCCATGACATCTTCGTCATCGGCGGCGGCATCAATGGCTGCGGCATAGCCCGTGATGCTGTTGGTCGAGGCTTTTCGGTCTTTCTCGCGGAGATGAACGATCTGGCCAGCGGAACGTCCTCCGGCTCGACCAAGCTGATCCATGGCGGCCTGCGATACCTTGAATTCTACGAATTCCGCCTCGTGCGCGAAGCGCTGATGGAGCGCGAGGTTCTTTGGCGGAACGCGCCACACATCATCTGGCCGATGCGCTTTGTCCTGCCCTATGCCAAAGGGCTGAGGCCTGCGTGGCTGATCAGGCTTGGGCTCTTCCTTTATGATCACATTGGTGGACGCAAGCTGCTGCCGGCGACGCGGACGCTGGACATGGCCAACGACCCTGCCGGCCGGCCGCTGAAGCCGCTGTTCAGCAAGGCATTTGAGTATTCCGACGGCTGGGTCAACGACGCAAGGCTGGTGGCGTTGAATGCGCGCGACGCCGCCGACCGTGGCGCGACCATCCGGACCCGCACCAAGGTGGTCAGTGCCCGCCGCAAGGGCGATCTCTGGACGGTAAGCCTTGAGAACGTCACGACCGGCGAGACCGAGGAGGTTCAGGCACGCCTGCTGGTCAATGCGGCTGGTCCCTGGGTCGATCACGTGCTGTCGGACACGGTTGGCATGAAGGATGTGCACAATGTCCGCCTGGTGCAGGGCAGCCACATCGTCATCGGCAAGAAGTTCGATGATCCGCGCGCCTATTTCTTCCAGAACAAGGATGGGCGCATCATCTTCGCCATCCCCTATGAGGAAGAATTCACGCTGATCGGCACCACCGACCGGGATTATCCAGGCGATCCGCATGACGCGAAGATCAGCGATGCCGAAATCGACTATCTGTGCGCGGCGGCAAGCGAATACTTCGCCGAGCCGGTCAGGCGTTCTGATATCGTCTGGACCTATTCGGCGGTGCGCCCGCTCTATGATGACGGCGCCTCGAAGGCGCAGGAGGCGACGCGGGATTATGTTCTGAAAGCCGACGGCGGTGAGGGCGTTGCGCCGATCGTCAACGCCTTTGGCGGCAAGATCACCACCTACCGGCGGTTATCGGAATCGGTGCTCGAAAAGATCGAGGGCCTTCTTGGCAAGCGCGGCAAACCGTGGACGGCAAATGCACCGCTGCCAGGAGGCGATTTCCCGGCCACCGGGTTCGATGCCGAGGTCACGAAACTGAAGGCCGCCTATCCGTTCCTCGATGCGCGCCTTGCCCGCCGGTTGACCCGGCTTTACGGAACGCGGGCGCGGTTGCTGCTTGGGTCCGCCAGATCGAATGCCGACCTTGGCCGCAGCTTTGGCGAGGACCTCTACGAGGCCGAGGTGCGCTATCTCGCCGAAAATGAATGGGCCGTCACCGCCGACGATGTGTTGTGGCGCAGGACCAAGCGTGGTCTGCATCTCAGCCGCGAGCAAGCGGCGGCACTCGACGAGTTCATGCGGGGTATGAGCCGCCAGCACATCGCGGCCGCCGAATAG
- a CDS encoding DeoR/GlpR family DNA-binding transcription regulator, with amino-acid sequence MYLSPRHAEIIQMAKDNGRVLVDELATHFNVTPQTIRKDLNDLCDQRLLSRIHGGALFPSGIENMEYEARRKIAAEEKDAIGRAAARLIPDNASLFINIGTTTEAVSTALLDHSGLMVITNNINVANRMRIYPSMEVVIAGGVVRGADGGIVGEAAVDFIRQFKVDYAVIGASAIDHDGALLDFDFREVKVAQAIIANARHVILVADQTKFERTAPVRIGHLSQVNTFITDRCDIPSVRRICQEAEVQLVETSVG; translated from the coding sequence ATGTACTTGTCGCCGCGCCACGCCGAGATCATCCAGATGGCCAAGGACAATGGCAGGGTGCTGGTCGACGAACTGGCAACGCATTTCAACGTGACGCCACAGACGATCCGCAAGGATCTCAACGATCTGTGCGACCAACGGCTGCTGTCGCGCATCCATGGCGGTGCGCTCTTTCCGTCCGGCATCGAGAACATGGAGTACGAGGCGCGGCGCAAGATTGCCGCCGAGGAGAAAGATGCGATCGGTCGCGCGGCGGCGAGGCTGATCCCGGACAACGCCTCACTGTTCATCAACATAGGCACCACGACCGAGGCGGTCAGCACGGCGCTGCTCGATCACTCCGGGTTGATGGTCATTACCAATAATATCAATGTTGCCAACAGGATGCGTATATATCCTTCGATGGAGGTGGTAATCGCCGGCGGTGTCGTACGCGGCGCCGATGGCGGCATCGTGGGCGAGGCCGCGGTCGACTTCATCAGGCAGTTCAAGGTCGACTATGCTGTGATCGGTGCATCGGCGATCGATCATGACGGAGCGCTGCTCGACTTCGATTTTCGTGAGGTCAAGGTGGCGCAGGCGATCATCGCCAATGCCCGGCATGTCATCCTCGTTGCCGACCAGACGAAGTTCGAACGCACGGCGCCGGTGCGCATTGGCCATCTGTCGCAGGTCAATACATTCATCACCGATCGCTGCGACATCCCGTCGGTGCGCAGGATTTGCCAGGAGGCCGAGGTTCAGCTGGTCGAAACATCGGTCGGTTGA
- a CDS encoding pyridoxal phosphate-dependent decarboxylase family protein yields the protein MNNDDFRQWSARAAEWGADYRNSLRDRPVRPLVKPGDIFKSIEAAPPETAEPMDAIFADFEDKILPGMTHWQHPRFFAYFPANAAPVSVVAEYLVSAMAAQCMLWQTSPAATELETRVVDWMRQALGLPEGFSGVIQDSASSATLAAVLTMRERALDWQGNKKGLSGQARVRIYSSDQVHTSIDRAIWVAGIGEDNLVRIPAAGRFRAMDTVALEAAIVADKQAGLLPAGIIACVGGTSTGGTDDIADVAAVAKRHGLYLHVDAAWAGSAMICEEYRHFWAGIERADSIVFNPHKWLGAQFDCSIQFLRDPESHVRTLAIKPDYLKTHGHDGIVNYSEWSVPLGRRFRALKLWFLLRAHGLDNLRTMIRNHIAWSEGLATRLAREPDFELVTEPMLSLFSFRHQAPSGSDPDEHNLRLVNAINDDGRIYLTQTRVDGRVAIRFQVGQFEATAGDVDTAFDTIAEVARALA from the coding sequence ATGAACAACGACGATTTCCGGCAATGGTCGGCGCGCGCGGCCGAATGGGGCGCGGACTATCGAAACAGCCTTCGCGACAGGCCTGTACGGCCGCTTGTGAAGCCGGGCGACATCTTCAAGAGCATCGAGGCAGCGCCGCCGGAAACGGCGGAGCCGATGGACGCGATCTTCGCCGATTTCGAGGACAAGATACTGCCGGGCATGACGCATTGGCAGCATCCGCGTTTCTTCGCCTATTTCCCGGCCAATGCAGCACCCGTTTCGGTCGTGGCCGAGTACCTGGTTTCGGCGATGGCCGCGCAATGCATGCTCTGGCAAACCTCGCCGGCGGCGACCGAGCTGGAGACGCGGGTCGTCGACTGGATGCGGCAGGCGCTCGGCCTGCCAGAAGGGTTTTCCGGGGTCATCCAGGATTCGGCGTCCTCGGCCACGCTTGCCGCCGTGCTGACGATGCGTGAACGCGCGCTCGACTGGCAAGGAAACAAGAAAGGCCTGAGCGGGCAGGCGAGGGTGCGCATCTATTCCTCCGACCAGGTCCATACCTCCATCGACCGCGCGATCTGGGTTGCGGGCATTGGCGAGGATAATCTGGTCCGCATCCCAGCCGCCGGCCGTTTTCGCGCCATGGACACCGTGGCCCTTGAGGCTGCAATCGTCGCCGACAAACAAGCCGGACTGCTGCCAGCCGGCATCATCGCTTGCGTCGGCGGCACCAGCACTGGCGGAACCGATGATATCGCTGATGTCGCGGCGGTGGCAAAACGGCATGGATTGTATCTGCATGTCGATGCGGCGTGGGCGGGATCGGCGATGATCTGCGAGGAATATCGGCACTTCTGGGCCGGTATCGAGCGAGCGGATTCCATCGTCTTCAATCCGCACAAATGGCTGGGCGCGCAGTTCGACTGCTCGATCCAGTTCCTGCGAGATCCGGAAAGCCATGTGAGGACGCTTGCCATCAAGCCGGATTATCTGAAGACGCACGGCCATGACGGCATCGTCAATTATTCCGAATGGTCGGTGCCGCTCGGGCGTCGCTTTCGCGCGCTGAAACTCTGGTTCCTCCTGCGGGCACACGGGCTGGACAACCTGCGCACGATGATCCGCAACCATATCGCCTGGAGTGAAGGTCTTGCCACGCGGCTGGCAAGGGAGCCGGACTTCGAACTCGTTACCGAGCCGATGCTGTCGCTGTTTTCGTTCAGGCATCAAGCCCCATCAGGCTCCGATCCGGATGAGCATAATCTGCGGCTGGTCAATGCCATCAACGATGACGGCCGCATCTACCTGACGCAGACGCGTGTGGATGGTCGGGTCGCGATTCGTTTTCAGGTCGGCCAGTTCGAGGCGACCGCCGGCGATGTCGATACGGCTTTCGATACTATTGCCGAAGTCGCGCGCGCCTTGGCCTGA